One genomic window of Micrococcus flavus includes the following:
- a CDS encoding ABC transporter ATP-binding protein, giving the protein MNDDVARRSGSHAASAAAPEGAAPAAGAPAEAPAPGAALLEIRDLDVEFATQQGTVKAVEGASLSLPAGGTLAIVGESGSGKSTTAMAAIGLLPGNGRVTGGSIRFDGQELVGLPDAKMRHIRGRRIGLVPQDPMSNLNPVTRVGQQIGETLLTHGLATKATVKQQVVEVMERAGIPEPERRAGQYPHELSGGLRQRVLIAIGLACRPQLLIADEPTSALDVTVQQVILDQIDEMTRELGSSVLLITHDLGLAAERAQQLVVMHRGRVVEAGDARAILEDPQHSYTRSLVAAAPSVAAARLLPEAFDPAPAALADDDTASLSTAALRKKDLTPLVEIRDLTKVYPVRGREDFTAAKDVSLKIPRGATVSVVGESGSGKTTTARMLLKLIEPTSGEITFDGKDVLGMRGADLKDFRQRVQAVFQDPFSSLNPSFTVGRIIEEPLHAYRRGNAKERRHRALELMEQVALPAHFHRRYPSELSGGQRQRVAIARALALEPDLIVCDEPVSALDVLVQAQILDLLKDLQDRMGLSYLFISHDLAVVRLISDYVCVMKDGEVVEAASSEEIFTNPRHPYTRRLLASIPGNELDIRVEGDGEHV; this is encoded by the coding sequence ATGAACGACGACGTCGCACGCCGCTCCGGCTCCCACGCCGCCTCCGCCGCCGCACCGGAGGGCGCGGCCCCGGCCGCCGGCGCTCCGGCCGAGGCCCCGGCCCCCGGTGCCGCCCTCCTGGAGATCCGCGACCTGGACGTGGAGTTCGCCACGCAGCAGGGCACCGTGAAGGCCGTCGAGGGGGCGTCCCTGAGCCTGCCGGCCGGGGGGACCCTGGCGATCGTGGGCGAGTCCGGCTCGGGCAAGTCCACCACCGCGATGGCCGCGATCGGCCTGCTGCCCGGCAACGGCCGGGTGACCGGCGGCTCCATCCGGTTCGACGGCCAGGAGCTCGTGGGCCTGCCGGACGCGAAGATGCGCCACATCCGCGGCCGGCGGATCGGCCTCGTGCCGCAGGACCCCATGTCCAACCTCAACCCCGTCACCCGGGTGGGCCAGCAGATCGGGGAGACCCTCCTGACCCACGGCCTGGCCACGAAGGCCACCGTGAAGCAGCAGGTGGTGGAGGTGATGGAGCGCGCGGGCATCCCCGAGCCCGAGCGGCGGGCCGGGCAGTACCCGCACGAGCTCTCCGGCGGCCTGCGCCAGCGCGTGCTGATCGCGATCGGCCTGGCCTGCCGCCCGCAGCTGCTGATCGCGGACGAGCCCACCTCCGCGCTGGACGTGACCGTGCAGCAGGTGATCCTGGACCAGATCGACGAGATGACCCGCGAGCTCGGCTCGTCCGTCCTGCTGATCACCCACGACCTCGGCCTCGCGGCCGAGCGCGCGCAGCAGCTGGTGGTGATGCACCGCGGCCGCGTGGTGGAGGCCGGCGACGCGCGGGCCATCCTGGAGGACCCGCAGCACTCCTACACCCGCTCCCTCGTGGCGGCGGCGCCGTCCGTGGCGGCGGCCCGTCTGCTGCCGGAGGCGTTCGACCCGGCGCCGGCCGCGCTCGCCGACGATGACACGGCGTCCCTGAGCACCGCGGCCCTGCGGAAGAAGGACCTCACCCCGCTCGTGGAGATCCGGGACCTGACCAAGGTCTACCCCGTCCGCGGACGCGAGGACTTCACGGCCGCCAAGGACGTCTCCCTCAAGATCCCGCGCGGGGCCACGGTGTCCGTGGTGGGCGAGTCCGGGTCCGGGAAGACGACCACGGCCCGCATGCTGCTGAAGCTCATCGAGCCCACGTCGGGCGAGATCACCTTCGACGGCAAGGACGTCCTGGGCATGAGGGGCGCGGACCTGAAGGACTTCCGCCAGCGGGTGCAGGCGGTGTTCCAGGACCCGTTCTCCTCGCTCAACCCCTCCTTCACGGTGGGGCGGATCATCGAGGAGCCCTTGCACGCCTACCGGCGCGGGAACGCCAAGGAGCGACGGCATCGGGCCCTCGAGCTCATGGAGCAGGTGGCCCTGCCCGCGCACTTCCACCGGCGGTACCCGTCCGAGCTCTCGGGCGGCCAGCGTCAGCGCGTGGCGATCGCCCGCGCGCTCGCCCTCGAGCCGGACCTGATCGTGTGCGACGAGCCGGTCTCCGCCCTCGACGTGCTCGTCCAGGCCCAGATCCTCGACCTGCTCAAGGACCTGCAGGACCGCATGGGCCTGAGCTACCTGTTCATCTCGCACGATCTCGCCGTCGTGCGCCTGATCTCGGACTACGTGTGCGTCATGAAGGACGGCGAGGTGGTGGAGGCCGCGAGCTCGGAGGAGATCTTCACGAACCCGCGCCACCCGTACACGCGCCGCCTGCTCGCCTCGATCCCCGGCAACGAGCTGGACATCCGGGTGGAGGGCGACGGCGAGCACGTCTGA
- a CDS encoding ABC transporter permease: MSMVIPPSPGGGPAEETVDEAVAPGGTQTTTEPGADSRGTSVWGAAFQRLRRNPAAIAGAVIVALFLLVAVLAPVLAPYEGTATPGMREIRPTDVPGPGELAGFPLGLDRFGGDVLSKLIWGAQASLLIGVVSTAFGLAGGMILGLLAGMFGGWVDAVVMRVVDILLSVPHLLLAVSIAAILGQTPFAVMIAIGVAQIPIFARLLRSSMLSQRGSDYVLAAQTLGLSRRTITMSHVLPNSMGPVIVQATLTLATAVIDAAALSFLGLGGGRPETAEWGRMLTYAQAELGINPWLAFLPGLCIAITALGFTLLGESLREALDPTSRKR, from the coding sequence ATGAGCATGGTCATTCCCCCCTCCCCGGGCGGCGGTCCCGCCGAGGAGACCGTGGACGAGGCGGTCGCCCCGGGCGGCACCCAGACCACCACGGAGCCCGGCGCGGATTCGCGCGGCACCTCCGTGTGGGGCGCGGCGTTCCAGCGCCTGCGCCGCAACCCCGCGGCCATCGCCGGCGCGGTGATCGTGGCCCTGTTCCTCCTGGTGGCCGTCCTGGCCCCGGTGCTGGCCCCCTACGAGGGCACCGCGACGCCGGGCATGCGCGAGATCCGCCCCACGGACGTCCCGGGTCCCGGCGAGCTGGCCGGGTTCCCCCTCGGCCTGGACCGCTTCGGCGGCGACGTGCTGTCCAAGCTGATCTGGGGCGCGCAGGCGTCCCTGCTGATCGGCGTGGTCTCCACGGCCTTCGGCCTGGCCGGCGGCATGATCCTGGGCCTGCTGGCGGGCATGTTCGGGGGGTGGGTGGACGCCGTCGTCATGCGCGTGGTGGACATCCTGCTGTCCGTGCCGCACCTGCTGCTGGCCGTATCCATCGCCGCGATCCTGGGGCAGACCCCGTTCGCGGTGATGATCGCGATCGGCGTGGCGCAGATCCCGATCTTCGCGCGCCTGCTGCGCTCGTCGATGCTGAGCCAGCGCGGCTCGGACTACGTGCTCGCGGCGCAGACCCTGGGCCTGTCCCGGCGGACCATCACCATGTCCCACGTGCTGCCCAACTCCATGGGCCCCGTGATCGTGCAGGCCACCCTGACGCTGGCCACCGCCGTGATCGACGCCGCCGCCCTGTCCTTCCTGGGCCTGGGCGGCGGCCGCCCCGAGACCGCCGAGTGGGGCCGCATGCTGACCTACGCGCAGGCGGAGCTCGGCATCAACCCGTGGCTCGCGTTCCTGCCGGGCCTGTGCATCGCGATCACCGCCCTGGGCTTCACGCTGCTGGGCGAGTCCCTGCGCGAGGCCCTCGACCCCACGTCCCGGAAGCGCTGA
- a CDS encoding DUF445 domain-containing protein, translated as MASTPVTGVDASFPLSASSIERAAALRRMKTVATGLLVVLAVVFAVAFPLQDVHPFWGYVRAAAEGGMVGALADWFAVTALFRHPAGVPVPHTALIPKKKDQLGSALTEFVQENFLDSDVAREKVEGLEVAHAAGGWLRQRPHAARAAGEIATAARAAVSAADEAAVQDLLQQLMQTHMVEPDWAPTLAGVLDSVLEGRHHEKVVDLVVNHTGDWVASHPEMFVETVRRRSPEWSPDLVDRLLAERLHAETLKYLAGIRRDPDHEARRSVDDWLARLSANMRQDPETRASVERFKASLFADENLRAWAGRAWAALRDSLLDALEDPASDLHRALVDALVDFGVRLQEDPALRTTVDARARRVAAYALSSYGPALTGVIEETVARWDGEQTARTLELLVGRDLQFIRINGSVVGALAGLAIHALATLVF; from the coding sequence ATGGCATCGACCCCCGTCACCGGCGTGGACGCGTCCTTCCCGCTGAGCGCGTCCTCGATCGAGCGCGCGGCGGCGCTGCGGCGCATGAAGACGGTGGCCACCGGGCTACTGGTGGTGCTGGCGGTGGTGTTCGCCGTCGCCTTCCCGCTGCAGGACGTGCACCCGTTCTGGGGCTACGTGCGGGCGGCCGCGGAGGGCGGCATGGTGGGCGCGCTGGCGGACTGGTTCGCGGTCACGGCGCTGTTCCGCCATCCCGCGGGCGTGCCCGTGCCCCACACCGCGCTGATCCCCAAGAAGAAGGATCAGCTGGGGTCGGCGCTGACGGAGTTCGTGCAGGAGAACTTCCTGGACTCGGACGTGGCGCGGGAGAAGGTCGAGGGCCTCGAGGTGGCGCACGCCGCCGGCGGCTGGCTGCGGCAGCGCCCGCACGCGGCCCGCGCGGCGGGGGAGATCGCGACGGCGGCCCGGGCGGCCGTCTCCGCGGCGGACGAGGCGGCCGTGCAGGACCTGCTCCAGCAGCTGATGCAGACCCACATGGTGGAGCCGGACTGGGCCCCCACGCTCGCGGGCGTGCTGGACAGCGTGCTGGAGGGCCGCCACCACGAGAAGGTGGTGGACCTGGTGGTCAACCACACCGGGGACTGGGTGGCCTCCCACCCGGAGATGTTCGTGGAGACGGTCCGCCGCCGCTCCCCCGAGTGGAGCCCGGACCTCGTGGACCGCCTGCTGGCCGAGCGCCTGCACGCCGAGACCCTCAAGTACCTCGCGGGCATCCGCCGCGACCCGGACCACGAGGCCCGCCGCTCGGTCGACGACTGGCTCGCCCGCCTCTCGGCGAACATGCGCCAGGACCCGGAGACCCGCGCCTCGGTGGAGCGGTTCAAGGCCAGCCTCTTCGCGGACGAGAACCTCCGCGCGTGGGCCGGGCGCGCGTGGGCGGCGCTGCGCGACTCGCTGCTGGACGCCCTCGAGGACCCCGCCTCGGACCTGCACCGCGCCCTCGTGGACGCGCTCGTGGACTTCGGCGTCCGCCTGCAGGAGGACCCCGCGCTGCGCACCACCGTGGACGCCCGCGCCCGCCGCGTGGCCGCCTACGCGCTGAGCTCGTACGGCCCGGCGCTCACCGGCGTGATCGAGGAGACCGTGGCCCGCTGGGACGGCGAGCAGACCGCCCGGACCCTCGAGCTGCTCGTGGGCCGGGACCTGCAGTTCATCCGGATCAACGGCTCGGTGGTGGGCGCGCTGGCCGGCCTGGCCATCCACGCGCTCGCCACCCTGGTCTTCTGA
- the pta gene encoding phosphate acetyltransferase, with translation MPQGIFVTTTTPGAGKSLVSLGLADSLYRRSGSVGYFRPVVPGDDVETDPMVLLMREQFGLSAEQARGGLTAAQARSLMAEGRGDEVQERCVEVFDAMAAAGVVVVEGTDLTDADPAADLELNAQLALNLSTPVLAVVSGAGLDPRRAADAVDLTRHALDESGVDLLAVLVNRADADRADEIRDAIRPGRHRRPVYVLPELPELALPSVAEVAGALGLDQVAGRETLDRDVAEVKVVSMEGGNFLEILREGALVIVSGDRSDAILATVASSLTPDFPTPSAMVLTNGILPNAQVQRLYLDASFPVFVTHDDTFNTGAKVSRVRAELSSAQPRKTAAALGAWHQRVDGDELLARIDLPRSSTVTPLRFLHDLIERARTDRRTVVLPEGEDARVLRAAEILQRRDVCDLVVLGAEAEVKELASREGIDLTGLTLVDPATAPDRDRYAEEYARLRAHKGVDVERAREVMLEGAYYGTMMVHLGDADGMVSGAAHTTANTIRPALEFVKTKPGVSIVSSVFFMLLPDRALVYGDCAVNPDPDAEQLADIAAASAETAAQFGVDPRIAMLSYSTGASGSGDAVDKVRRATELVKDRHPELKVEGPLQYDAAVNASVAASKMPDSEVAGQATVFVFPDLNTGNNTYKAVQQSSGAVAVGPVLQGLNKPVNDLSRGTTVEDIVNTVAITVIQAQA, from the coding sequence ATGCCGCAGGGAATCTTCGTCACCACCACCACGCCGGGCGCGGGCAAGTCGCTCGTCAGCCTCGGCTTGGCCGACTCGCTGTACCGGCGCTCCGGCTCGGTGGGCTACTTCCGCCCCGTGGTGCCCGGCGACGACGTGGAGACGGACCCGATGGTGCTGCTCATGCGCGAGCAGTTCGGGCTCAGCGCCGAGCAGGCGCGCGGCGGCCTCACCGCGGCCCAGGCCCGCTCCCTCATGGCCGAGGGTCGCGGGGACGAGGTGCAGGAACGCTGCGTGGAGGTCTTCGACGCGATGGCGGCGGCCGGCGTCGTGGTGGTGGAGGGCACGGACCTGACCGACGCCGACCCCGCCGCGGACCTCGAGCTCAACGCCCAGCTGGCGCTGAACCTCAGCACCCCCGTGCTGGCCGTGGTCTCCGGGGCCGGCCTGGACCCGCGGCGGGCCGCCGACGCCGTGGACCTCACCCGCCACGCCCTCGACGAGTCCGGCGTGGACCTGCTCGCCGTCCTCGTGAACCGCGCGGACGCGGACCGGGCGGACGAGATCCGCGACGCCATCCGGCCGGGCCGGCACCGCCGCCCGGTCTACGTGCTTCCGGAGCTGCCGGAGCTCGCGCTGCCCTCGGTGGCCGAGGTCGCGGGCGCGCTCGGGCTCGACCAGGTGGCCGGCCGCGAGACCCTCGACCGCGACGTGGCCGAGGTGAAGGTGGTCTCCATGGAGGGCGGCAACTTCCTGGAGATCCTGCGCGAGGGCGCCCTGGTGATCGTGTCCGGCGACCGCTCGGACGCGATCCTCGCCACGGTGGCCTCGTCGCTGACCCCGGACTTCCCCACCCCCTCGGCCATGGTCCTCACCAACGGGATCCTGCCGAACGCCCAGGTGCAGCGCCTCTACCTGGACGCCTCGTTCCCCGTCTTCGTGACGCACGACGACACGTTCAACACGGGGGCGAAGGTGTCCCGGGTCCGCGCCGAGCTCTCGAGCGCCCAGCCGCGCAAGACCGCCGCCGCCCTGGGTGCCTGGCACCAGCGCGTGGACGGGGACGAGCTGCTGGCGCGCATCGACCTGCCGCGCAGCTCCACCGTCACCCCGTTGCGCTTCCTCCACGACCTGATCGAGCGCGCCCGCACGGACCGGAGGACCGTGGTGCTGCCCGAGGGCGAGGACGCCCGCGTGCTGCGGGCCGCCGAGATCCTGCAGCGCCGGGACGTGTGCGACCTCGTGGTGCTCGGCGCCGAGGCCGAGGTGAAGGAGCTGGCCTCGCGCGAGGGCATCGACCTGACCGGCCTGACCCTCGTGGACCCGGCCACCGCACCGGACCGCGACCGCTACGCCGAGGAGTACGCCCGGCTGCGCGCCCACAAGGGCGTGGACGTGGAGCGGGCCCGCGAGGTCATGCTCGAGGGCGCCTACTACGGGACCATGATGGTCCACCTGGGCGACGCCGACGGCATGGTCTCCGGGGCCGCGCACACCACGGCCAACACCATCCGGCCGGCGCTCGAGTTCGTGAAGACCAAGCCGGGCGTCTCGATCGTCTCCTCCGTGTTCTTCATGCTCCTCCCGGACCGGGCGCTGGTCTACGGCGACTGCGCCGTGAACCCGGACCCGGACGCGGAGCAGCTCGCCGACATCGCGGCGGCCTCCGCGGAGACCGCCGCCCAGTTCGGGGTGGACCCGCGCATCGCGATGCTCTCCTACTCCACCGGCGCCTCCGGCTCGGGAGACGCCGTGGACAAGGTCCGCCGCGCCACCGAGCTGGTGAAGGACCGTCATCCGGAGCTGAAGGTGGAGGGTCCGCTGCAGTACGACGCCGCCGTGAACGCCTCCGTGGCCGCCTCGAAGATGCCGGACTCCGAGGTGGCCGGCCAGGCCACGGTGTTCGTGTTCCCGGACCTGAACACGGGCAACAACACGTACAAGGCGGTCCAGCAGTCCTCGGGCGCGGTCGCCGTCGGGCCCGTCCTGCAGGGCCTGAACAAGCCCGTCAACGACCTCTCCCGCGGCACCACGGTGGAGGACATCGTCAACACGGTGGCCATCACCGTCATCCAGGCCCAGGCCTGA
- a CDS encoding ABC transporter permease, with translation MLRLIGRRLLLLIPTLFGLSILLFVWVRSLPGGPATALLGDRATPEAVARVNAAYGFDKPLVEQYFTYMGKLLQGDFGTSIVTNRPVVEEFAQRFPATVELSVFAIVFAVAIGIPLGYWAARHVGRWQDDVAVVLSLLGVVVPVFFLAFLLKWLFAVKLGWLPTDGRQDPRIDATHYTDFYVWDGLITGEYDAAWDAILHLVLPGIALGTIPLAIIARITRASVLDVQNADFVRTARAKGLAPGLIRNRFILRNAMLPVTTTLGLQLGLLISGAVLTETVFAFNGIGRFLSQAIFQLDFPVLQGFIIFIALLYSLINLVVDISYGLIDPRVRVS, from the coding sequence GTGCTCAGACTCATCGGCCGGCGCCTGCTGCTGCTGATCCCGACGCTGTTCGGCCTGTCCATCCTGCTGTTCGTGTGGGTGCGCAGCCTGCCCGGCGGACCCGCGACCGCGCTCCTGGGCGACCGCGCCACGCCCGAGGCGGTCGCCCGCGTGAACGCGGCCTACGGCTTCGACAAGCCGCTCGTGGAGCAGTACTTCACCTACATGGGCAAGCTGCTGCAGGGCGACTTCGGCACCTCGATCGTGACCAACCGCCCCGTGGTGGAGGAGTTCGCCCAGCGGTTCCCGGCCACCGTGGAGCTGTCCGTGTTCGCGATCGTGTTCGCGGTGGCCATCGGCATCCCGCTGGGCTACTGGGCGGCGCGCCACGTGGGCCGCTGGCAGGACGACGTCGCCGTCGTGCTGTCCCTGCTGGGCGTGGTGGTGCCGGTGTTCTTCCTGGCGTTCCTGCTCAAGTGGTTGTTCGCCGTGAAGCTGGGCTGGCTGCCCACGGACGGCCGCCAGGATCCGCGCATCGACGCCACCCACTACACCGACTTCTACGTGTGGGACGGACTGATCACGGGCGAGTACGACGCCGCGTGGGACGCGATCCTGCACCTGGTGCTGCCGGGCATCGCGCTGGGCACCATCCCGCTGGCGATCATCGCGCGCATCACCCGCGCCTCCGTGCTGGACGTGCAGAACGCGGACTTCGTGCGCACCGCGCGCGCCAAGGGCCTGGCCCCGGGCCTGATCCGCAACCGGTTCATCCTGCGCAACGCGATGCTGCCGGTGACCACCACGCTGGGCCTGCAGCTGGGCCTGCTGATCTCGGGTGCGGTGCTCACCGAGACCGTGTTCGCGTTCAACGGGATCGGCCGGTTCCTGAGCCAGGCGATCTTCCAGCTGGACTTCCCGGTGCTGCAGGGCTTCATCATCTTCATCGCCCTCCTCTACTCGCTGATCAACCTGGTCGTGGACATCTCCTACGGCCTCATCGACCCCAGGGTGCGTGTCTCATGA
- a CDS encoding ABC transporter substrate-binding protein encodes MATPFRRRVLSAAALTAAGALLITGCAESQRDDAGGSASGSGAQAGSVDGNFIFAASSDPKTLDPAFASDGESFRVSRQIFEGLVGTKPGTADPAPLLAESWESSEDGLEHTFQLKKDVTFHDGTPFNGEAVCANFDRWYNFEGIQQAETVSYYYGKLFRGFADTPEDAVYESCEATGEHEAKVTLAEPFAGFISSLSLPAFAMQSPEALEKYKADEIGGTAESPEMSEYARAHPTGTGPYTFSSWNVGEDIKLTANEDYWGEGGEVTDITFRVIDDPVARRQALEAGDVDGYDLVAPADTKALADAGFNVVQRDPFTILYLGMNQEQEELKDVKVRQAIAHAIDKEALISQTLPEGTKAATQFIPDSVNGYAEDVTTYEYDPEKAKQLLAEAGYPDGFTIDFNYPTGVSRPYMPTPEQAFSNLSNQLAQVGIKVNAKPAKWSPDYLNQIQGTADHGLHLLGWTGDYNDTDNFVGVFFGQEKPEFGFDNPELFSALEEARGIPTLEEQTPKYQEINKEISDFVPAIPLAHPAPSLAFDKRVASYPASPVNDEVFTEIDLTE; translated from the coding sequence ATGGCCACCCCGTTCCGCCGCCGCGTCCTGTCCGCGGCCGCCCTCACCGCCGCAGGCGCCCTGCTCATCACCGGCTGCGCCGAGAGCCAGCGCGACGACGCCGGGGGCTCCGCCTCCGGATCCGGCGCCCAGGCCGGGTCCGTGGACGGCAACTTCATCTTCGCTGCGTCCTCGGACCCCAAGACCCTGGACCCCGCCTTCGCCTCGGACGGCGAGTCCTTCCGCGTCTCCCGCCAGATCTTCGAAGGCCTGGTGGGCACGAAGCCCGGCACGGCCGACCCGGCGCCGCTGCTCGCCGAGTCCTGGGAGTCCTCCGAGGACGGCCTGGAGCACACCTTCCAGCTGAAGAAGGACGTGACGTTCCACGACGGCACACCGTTCAACGGCGAGGCCGTGTGCGCGAACTTCGACCGCTGGTACAACTTCGAGGGCATCCAGCAGGCCGAGACCGTCTCCTACTACTACGGCAAGCTCTTCCGCGGCTTCGCGGACACGCCGGAGGACGCCGTCTACGAGTCCTGCGAGGCCACCGGGGAGCACGAGGCGAAGGTCACCCTCGCCGAGCCGTTCGCCGGGTTCATCTCCTCCCTGTCCCTGCCCGCCTTCGCGATGCAGTCCCCCGAGGCGCTCGAGAAGTACAAGGCCGACGAGATCGGCGGCACCGCCGAGTCCCCCGAGATGTCCGAGTACGCCCGTGCCCATCCGACCGGCACCGGCCCCTACACGTTCTCCTCCTGGAACGTGGGCGAGGACATCAAGCTCACCGCCAACGAGGACTACTGGGGCGAGGGCGGCGAGGTCACGGACATCACCTTCCGCGTCATCGACGACCCGGTGGCCCGCCGCCAGGCCCTCGAGGCCGGCGACGTGGACGGCTACGACCTCGTGGCCCCCGCCGACACCAAGGCCCTGGCCGACGCCGGCTTCAACGTCGTCCAGCGCGACCCGTTCACCATCCTCTACCTGGGCATGAACCAGGAGCAGGAGGAGCTCAAGGACGTGAAGGTCCGCCAGGCGATCGCCCACGCGATCGACAAGGAGGCCCTGATCAGCCAGACGCTGCCGGAGGGCACGAAGGCCGCCACGCAGTTCATCCCGGACTCCGTCAACGGCTACGCCGAGGACGTCACCACCTACGAGTACGACCCGGAGAAGGCCAAGCAGCTGCTCGCGGAGGCGGGCTACCCGGACGGCTTCACGATCGACTTCAACTACCCCACGGGCGTCTCCCGGCCGTACATGCCGACCCCGGAGCAGGCGTTCTCCAACCTCTCCAACCAGCTGGCCCAGGTGGGCATCAAGGTCAACGCGAAGCCCGCCAAGTGGAGCCCGGACTACCTGAACCAGATCCAGGGCACCGCGGACCACGGCCTCCACCTGCTCGGCTGGACCGGCGACTACAACGACACGGACAACTTCGTGGGCGTGTTCTTCGGCCAGGAGAAGCCGGAGTTCGGCTTCGACAACCCGGAGCTGTTCTCCGCGCTGGAGGAGGCCCGCGGCATCCCGACCCTGGAGGAGCAGACGCCGAAGTACCAGGAGATCAACAAGGAGATCTCCGACTTCGTGCCGGCCATCCCGCTCGCCCACCCGGCGCCGTCGCTGGCGTTCGACAAGCGTGTGGCCTCCTATCCGGCCAGCCCGGTCAACGACGAGGTCTTCACGGAGATCGACCTCACGGAGTGA
- a CDS encoding glycerophosphodiester phosphodiesterase has product MLPLVIAHRGASAAFPEHTRAALRHAIAVGADGLECDVQLTRDREVVLWHDATLERTSDGRGALADRPLRLAVELKHPSPFGRELEEKVLRELVAAGWGPGPVTWGR; this is encoded by the coding sequence GTGCTGCCCCTCGTGATCGCCCACCGCGGTGCGTCCGCCGCCTTCCCGGAACACACCCGCGCCGCTCTGCGCCACGCGATCGCCGTCGGCGCGGACGGCCTCGAGTGCGACGTCCAGCTGACCCGCGACCGTGAGGTGGTCCTGTGGCACGACGCCACCCTGGAACGCACCTCGGACGGTCGGGGCGCGCTCGCGGACCGGCCGCTGCGCCTGGCGGTGGAGCTCAAGCACCCCTCCCCGTTCGGGCGGGAGCTCGAGGAGAAGGTGCTGCGGGAGCTCGTGGCGGCCGGCTGGGGCCCGGGACCGGTCACATGGGGCAGGTGA
- a CDS encoding glycerophosphodiester phosphodiesterase family protein — MSFDPGALAYVAPLTGPDALCPLIDLLPERVPSRLVRGPVSRAAVRAAVGRSLADAEALVWQGRAGLAGPSVAYVRRHLADVKAWLAAGRRLRVWTVNEREDVEFLLAQGVQELTTDRPADVARWVTEAATSSSASAPSAARR; from the coding sequence ATGAGCTTCGACCCCGGCGCCCTGGCCTACGTGGCCCCCCTGACCGGGCCCGACGCGCTGTGCCCGCTGATCGACCTCCTCCCGGAACGGGTGCCCTCCCGGCTGGTCCGCGGGCCGGTGTCCCGCGCCGCCGTGCGGGCGGCCGTGGGGCGGTCCCTCGCCGACGCCGAGGCCCTGGTGTGGCAGGGCCGGGCGGGGCTGGCCGGTCCGTCCGTGGCGTACGTGCGCCGGCACCTCGCGGACGTGAAGGCCTGGCTCGCGGCCGGCCGCCGACTGCGGGTGTGGACCGTCAACGAGCGCGAGGACGTGGAGTTCCTGCTCGCCCAGGGCGTCCAGGAGCTCACCACGGACCGGCCGGCGGACGTGGCGCGCTGGGTGACGGAGGCCGCGACGTCGTCGTCCGCGTCCGCACCCTCGGCCGCCCGGAGGTGA
- a CDS encoding acetate/propionate family kinase produces the protein MLVLVVNSGSSSLKYQVREITPDGEDTADPVVTKGLVERIGVAGSDVPDHAAALERVERQIAEVVGDRRLAAAGHRVVHGGERFHAPALVTNEVIRAIERLAPLAPLHNPAAAQGLRAVAQRWPDLPQVVVFDTSFHQTMPREAWQYALPDELYTEHGIRRYGFHGTSHDLVTGLAARHLGMDRDEFDGVVLHLGNGASATAIRGGRSVDTSMGYTPLAGLVMGTRSGDLDPSVVTHLITAHGMSAEQVDTMLNKESGLLGLSGHADMREVLEAAEAGHRASRDALKVASYRLAKYVGAYHVAVGGAKAIVFTAGIGENSAPFRARVLDRLEALGVRYDHARNMARGDDPRTISTDDSAIPVLVVPTDEEMAIAHLTHTVVEREAAWPLEG, from the coding sequence CTGCTGGTGCTCGTGGTGAACTCCGGCTCCTCCTCCCTGAAGTACCAGGTGCGGGAGATCACCCCGGACGGGGAGGACACCGCCGACCCGGTGGTGACCAAGGGCCTCGTGGAGCGGATCGGGGTGGCCGGCTCGGACGTCCCGGACCACGCCGCGGCGCTCGAGCGGGTGGAGCGGCAGATCGCGGAGGTGGTCGGGGATCGCCGCCTGGCCGCCGCCGGCCACCGCGTGGTGCACGGCGGCGAGCGGTTCCACGCGCCGGCACTGGTGACCAACGAGGTCATCCGCGCGATCGAGCGGCTCGCCCCCCTGGCGCCGTTGCACAACCCCGCCGCGGCCCAGGGCCTGCGCGCGGTGGCCCAGCGCTGGCCTGACCTGCCGCAGGTGGTGGTGTTCGACACCTCGTTCCACCAGACGATGCCGCGTGAGGCCTGGCAGTACGCCCTGCCGGACGAGCTCTACACGGAGCACGGCATCCGCCGGTACGGGTTCCACGGCACCAGCCACGACCTGGTCACCGGCCTCGCCGCGCGCCACCTGGGGATGGATCGCGACGAGTTCGACGGCGTGGTCCTGCACCTGGGCAACGGCGCCTCCGCCACGGCCATCCGGGGCGGGCGGTCCGTGGACACCTCCATGGGCTACACCCCGCTGGCCGGCCTCGTGATGGGGACCCGTTCCGGCGACCTGGACCCCTCCGTGGTGACCCACCTGATCACCGCCCACGGCATGTCCGCCGAGCAGGTGGACACGATGCTGAACAAGGAGTCCGGCCTGCTGGGGCTGTCCGGCCATGCGGACATGCGCGAGGTGCTGGAGGCCGCCGAGGCGGGCCACCGCGCGTCGCGGGACGCACTGAAGGTCGCGTCCTACCGCCTGGCGAAGTACGTCGGCGCGTACCACGTGGCCGTGGGCGGGGCGAAGGCGATCGTGTTCACCGCGGGCATCGGCGAGAACTCCGCACCGTTCCGCGCCCGCGTGCTCGACCGGCTCGAGGCCCTGGGCGTGCGGTACGACCACGCCAGGAACATGGCGCGCGGCGACGACCCGCGGACCATCTCCACGGACGACTCCGCGATCCCCGTGCTCGTGGTCCCCACGGACGAGGAGATGGCGATCGCCCACCTCACCCACACCGTGGTGGAGCGCGAGGCGGCCTGGCCGCTGGAGGGCTGA